From the genome of Myxococcales bacterium:
CTGGCAGAAAGCTCGGCCCAGCTTTTGAAATCGAATGTCTTGAATTCGCGATCGACGGCATGCGCAATGCCTGAGACGAGCATGCAGAAAGCCCTGCGCACGGTCACTACGTTGACCGGCATATAGTGTTTATTCAGGACTAGAACCGACGAGGATAACATCGGCCCGATGGTATCCTGAAATAGGCGTCAGATCAAGCTTTAGCTGGTTAAAGACCTCATCTTCCCGCGTATCTGATCGATCGATGTAAAACCGTGGGTCAAGCAATAATTCTTAATTCCGCTCACGATATCCCATGCGGTGGAAGGTTTAACAAAATTTGCAGTGCCGACCTGTATTGCCGACGCACCGGCGAGCAAAAATTCGGCGGCATCAGAGGAGTTCATTATTCCGCCAAGCCCAACTATAGGAATTTTAACCGCACGAGAGGCATCGTACACCAGTTTCAGGGCTATCGGCTTGACCGCAGGGCCGGAAAGACCGCCGCTACCGTTGGTGAGGACCGGTTTCATCCTCACCGAATCGATCGCCATAGCGGGAACTGTGTTTATGAGCGACAATGCATCGGCCCCGACATCTTCCATGGCACGCGCCATCTGTCGAATATCGGAGACCTGAGGCGAGAGCTTCACCATCAGAAAACCACCGTAGGATTTGCGGACTCTGTCGATGACTTTTTTTGCCATCTCGGGATCGGTGCCGAACTGAACTCCGCCAGCCTTCACATTTGGACAGGAGATATTAACCTCGATCCCGGCGATGCCATTCACTCCTTCGAAAGAGCTGGAGACCTCCTCGTACTCTTCAATGCTGGAGCCGAAGACGTTGACGATGACCGTCGCCATTTTCGATACGAGAAATGGAAGCTTTTCGGAGAGAAATTTTTCAACCCCGACATTGGCAAGGCCGATGGCATTGATCATCCCAGATGGGGTCTCGACGATGCGAGGCATCGGGTTCCCTTCGCGGGGCTTCAGAGATATTCCCTTGGTGACGACAGCGCCAAGCGCCGCGAGATTGAAC
Proteins encoded in this window:
- a CDS encoding dihydroorotate dehydrogenase produces the protein MPDLLKTRIGKLELKNPVMVASGTFGYGEEFSEMFNLAALGAVVTKGISLKPREGNPMPRIVETPSGMINAIGLANVGVEKFLSEKLPFLVSKMATVIVNVFGSSIEEYEEVSSSFEGVNGIAGIEVNISCPNVKAGGVQFGTDPEMAKKVIDRVRKSYGGFLMVKLSPQVSDIRQMARAMEDVGADALSLINTVPAMAIDSVRMKPVLTNGSGGLSGPAVKPIALKLVYDASRAVKIPIVGLGGIMNSSDAAEFLLAGASAIQVGTANFVKPSTAWDIVSGIKNYCLTHGFTSIDQIRGKMRSLTS